A genomic segment from Pseudoduganella chitinolytica encodes:
- the fliP gene encoding flagellar type III secretion system pore protein FliP (The bacterial flagellar biogenesis protein FliP forms a type III secretion system (T3SS)-type pore required for flagellar assembly.), which yields MPLESWAQAAAQAPANTPDLLAGVVPGAATDLSVKMQILIFMTLLGLLPMMVMMMTSFTRFVIVLSLLRSALGLQQGLPNRIITGIALILTLLVMKPIGDQVWRDAFVPYDQDRIGLNEALRIAEQPVSRFMLAQTSKAALKQIATLAGEGNVTVPMNHGFAVKLAAFVLSELKTAFQIGCMLFIPFLIIDLVVSSVLMAMGMMMLSPLVISLPFKLLLFVLVDGWTLTVNTLVTSIQAY from the coding sequence ATGCCGCTCGAGAGCTGGGCGCAGGCGGCGGCGCAGGCGCCCGCCAACACGCCGGACCTGCTGGCCGGGGTCGTGCCCGGGGCGGCCACCGACCTGTCGGTCAAGATGCAGATCCTGATCTTCATGACCCTCTTGGGCCTGTTGCCCATGATGGTCATGATGATGACGAGCTTTACCCGCTTCGTCATCGTGTTGTCCCTGCTGCGCTCCGCGCTGGGCCTGCAGCAGGGCCTGCCCAACCGGATCATCACCGGCATCGCGCTGATTCTCACCTTGCTCGTGATGAAGCCGATCGGCGACCAGGTCTGGCGCGACGCCTTCGTGCCGTATGACCAGGACCGCATCGGCCTGAACGAGGCCCTGCGCATCGCCGAGCAGCCCGTGTCGCGCTTCATGCTGGCCCAGACCAGCAAGGCGGCGCTGAAGCAGATCGCCACCTTGGCAGGCGAGGGCAACGTGACGGTGCCGATGAACCATGGCTTTGCCGTCAAGCTGGCCGCGTTCGTGCTGTCCGAACTGAAGACGGCGTTCCAGATCGGCTGCATGCTGTTCATTCCCTTCCTGATCATCGACCTCGTGGTGTCGTCGGTCCTGATGGCGATGGGTATGATGATGCTGTCCCCGCTCGTCATCTCGCTGCCGTTCAAGCTGCTGTTGTTCGTGCTGGTCGATGGCTGGACGCTGACGGTCAACACGCTGGTCACCAGCATCCAGGCCTATTAG
- the fliR gene encoding flagellar biosynthetic protein FliR, with product MEQVLANLFPLLNALWWPFVRAMALLSAAPVLGEAMVPVPIRMLVSLVIAVLMLPVTGKTMVVIDPFSLAAAVATLEQAIIGFVLGLAFHFAMSVISLLGYIVSSQMGFSMAVMNDPLNGTSSDVVSGLLSMLAIIVFFAIDGHLVITNVIGASFKAWPLGSGFAPLLLQTVAWNVAWIFSAAMLLAIPIVFSTVVVQIGFGFLNRVAPSLNLFSLGFSVITVYGLLMLGQVVRFIPDHYTRMSGQVLEMIRQQMQAAPTLVPRPRAGLTLEVPRHG from the coding sequence GTGGAACAGGTCCTCGCCAATCTCTTTCCCCTGCTGAACGCGCTGTGGTGGCCTTTCGTGCGCGCGATGGCGCTGCTGTCGGCCGCGCCCGTGCTGGGCGAGGCCATGGTGCCGGTGCCGATCCGGATGCTGGTATCGCTCGTCATCGCGGTATTGATGCTGCCGGTCACGGGCAAGACGATGGTGGTGATCGACCCGTTCTCGCTGGCCGCCGCCGTCGCCACCCTGGAGCAGGCCATCATCGGCTTCGTGCTGGGCCTGGCCTTCCATTTCGCCATGTCCGTCATCAGCCTGCTCGGCTACATCGTGTCCTCGCAGATGGGCTTCTCGATGGCGGTCATGAACGACCCGCTGAACGGTACGTCGTCGGACGTGGTCTCGGGCCTGTTGTCGATGCTGGCCATCATCGTCTTCTTCGCCATCGACGGCCACCTCGTCATCACCAACGTCATCGGCGCCAGCTTCAAGGCCTGGCCGCTGGGCTCGGGATTCGCGCCGCTGCTGCTGCAGACGGTCGCGTGGAACGTGGCGTGGATCTTCTCGGCGGCGATGCTGCTGGCGATTCCCATCGTGTTCTCCACCGTGGTGGTGCAGATCGGTTTCGGCTTCCTGAACCGCGTGGCGCCGTCGCTGAACCTGTTCTCGCTGGGCTTTTCCGTCATCACCGTGTATGGCCTCCTGATGCTGGGCCAGGTGGTGCGCTTCATTCCCGACCATTACACGCGCATGTCGGGCCAGGTGCTGGAGATGATCCGGCAACAGATGCAGGCGGCTCCCACCCTGGTGCCGCGCCCGCGCGCGGGGCTGACCCTGGAGGTGCCACGCCATGGCTGA
- a CDS encoding flagellin N-terminal helical domain-containing protein — protein MLSLHTNNAALSAQNSLTRTQSTLSTSMTRLSTGYRINSAMDDAAGLQIATRLKTQTSGMQVAMRNTQNSISLMQTAEGALDETTNILNRMKDLATQAADGSSTKDDQSAMQAEFDSLSNELGNIMTNTKFGGTNLLTDTTGKLSTTITFQIGSDKDEKMTADFSVEMTAVHAKIKLAATQYDGAAGTAAASAGTEISGADAATGATNANATIKTLSDAIDSVGTMRSKLGAVSNRLDHVYNNLSSISTNTKNASGRIMDVDFATESANMTSNQMLLQAGTAMLKQSNSQSSLVLSLLQ, from the coding sequence ATGCTGAGCCTTCACACCAACAACGCCGCCCTGTCCGCACAGAACTCGCTGACCCGCACGCAGAGCACCCTGTCGACGTCGATGACCCGCCTGTCGACCGGCTACCGTATCAACTCCGCCATGGACGACGCTGCTGGCCTGCAGATCGCGACCCGCCTGAAGACCCAGACGAGCGGCATGCAAGTGGCAATGCGCAACACGCAGAACTCGATCTCGCTGATGCAAACCGCCGAAGGCGCGCTGGATGAGACGACCAACATCCTGAACCGCATGAAGGATCTGGCAACGCAAGCTGCCGACGGTTCCTCGACCAAGGATGACCAGTCCGCGATGCAGGCCGAGTTCGACTCGCTGTCGAACGAACTGGGCAACATCATGACGAACACCAAGTTCGGCGGCACCAACCTGCTGACGGACACGACCGGCAAGCTGTCGACCACGATCACGTTCCAGATCGGTTCCGACAAGGACGAAAAAATGACGGCCGACTTCTCGGTCGAAATGACCGCCGTGCACGCCAAGATCAAGCTGGCCGCCACGCAGTACGACGGCGCCGCCGGCACGGCTGCTGCATCCGCCGGTACGGAAATCTCCGGTGCGGACGCCGCCACCGGCGCGACCAACGCCAACGCGACGATCAAGACGCTGTCCGACGCGATCGACTCCGTGGGCACGATGCGCTCGAAGCTGGGTGCTGTCTCGAACCGCCTGGATCACGTCTACAACAACCTGTCGAGCATCTCGACCAACACGAAGAACGCCTCCGGCCGCATCATGGACGTCGACTTCGCGACGGAATCGGCCAACATGACGTCGAACCAGATGCTGCTGCAAGCCGGCACCGCGATGCTGAAGCAGTCCAACAGCCAGTCCTCGCTGGTCCTGTCCCTGCTGCAATAA
- the fliQ gene encoding flagellar biosynthesis protein FliQ — MLTPDVAVDLVVEALNIVMVLVLVLVIPGLVMGLVVALFQAATQINEQTLSFLPRLLVTLFAIILTGRWMAGYLMDYCVSIFTRAATLVG, encoded by the coding sequence ATGCTGACACCCGACGTCGCCGTCGATCTCGTCGTCGAGGCCCTGAACATCGTCATGGTCCTCGTGCTGGTGCTGGTGATCCCGGGCCTCGTGATGGGCCTCGTGGTCGCGCTGTTCCAGGCCGCGACCCAGATCAACGAACAGACGCTGTCGTTCCTGCCGCGTCTCCTGGTCACGCTGTTCGCCATCATCCTGACGGGGCGCTGGATGGCCGGCTACCTGATGGACTACTGCGTGTCCATCTTCACGCGCGCCGCCACCCTGGTCGGCTAG
- the flhB gene encoding flagellar type III secretion system protein FlhB, translating to MADSSDKTEKASQQKLKKAREEGQVVRSKDLATAVGILVSLKLFIYLLPSYLDQFRAIFGQSFVTLDAGDAIGNAMSDVFYEASILLVKMVAPLFIVPFCIVLSSVLPGGFMLSAKNLQPKFSRMNPMSNIGRLFSAKHGGELALSVAKAGVLIAVLVHLARSTIHDYTRLQSLPLTQALVNGAGLMADGLMALVSIFILFAILDVPAQAFFFAKGQRMSKQEVKEEHKSSEGRPEVKGRIRQLQRAMAQRSARKTVPTADVVVVNPEHYAVALKYDESRAEAPFVVAKGVDELALYIKSIAQEHKIEVLTLPPLARAIYNTAQVNQQIPVQLYQAVSQVLHYVLQLKAFKTGGRQGLPPFPDQIIVPPSMSEVSPS from the coding sequence ATGGCTGACAGCAGCGACAAGACCGAGAAGGCGTCACAGCAGAAGCTGAAGAAGGCGCGCGAGGAAGGGCAGGTGGTACGGTCGAAGGACCTGGCCACCGCCGTGGGCATCCTCGTCAGCCTGAAGCTGTTCATCTACCTGCTGCCGTCCTACCTGGACCAGTTCCGCGCCATCTTCGGCCAGAGCTTCGTCACGCTCGATGCAGGGGATGCGATCGGCAACGCGATGTCGGACGTGTTCTACGAAGCGAGCATCCTCCTGGTGAAGATGGTGGCGCCGCTGTTCATCGTGCCGTTCTGTATCGTGCTGTCGTCGGTGCTGCCGGGCGGGTTCATGCTGAGCGCGAAAAACCTGCAGCCGAAATTCTCCCGCATGAATCCCATGTCGAACATCGGCCGGCTGTTCTCGGCCAAGCATGGCGGCGAGCTGGCGCTGTCGGTCGCCAAGGCGGGCGTGCTGATCGCCGTGCTGGTGCACCTGGCCCGCTCCACGATACACGACTACACGCGCCTGCAGTCGCTGCCGCTGACGCAGGCGCTCGTCAACGGCGCCGGCCTGATGGCGGACGGCCTGATGGCGCTGGTGTCGATCTTCATCCTGTTTGCCATCCTCGACGTGCCGGCGCAGGCGTTCTTCTTCGCCAAGGGCCAGCGCATGAGCAAGCAGGAGGTCAAGGAAGAACACAAGAGCAGCGAGGGGCGGCCCGAAGTGAAGGGGCGTATCCGCCAGTTGCAGCGCGCCATGGCGCAGCGCAGCGCCCGGAAAACCGTGCCGACGGCCGACGTGGTGGTCGTCAATCCGGAACACTATGCCGTCGCCCTGAAGTACGACGAGTCGCGCGCCGAGGCGCCGTTCGTCGTGGCCAAGGGCGTCGACGAGCTGGCGCTGTACATCAAGTCGATCGCGCAGGAGCACAAGATCGAGGTGCTGACGTTGCCGCCGCTGGCGCGCGCGATCTACAACACGGCCCAGGTCAACCAGCAGATTCCCGTGCAGTTGTACCAGGCCGTATCGCAGGTGCTGCACTACGTGCTGCAGCTGAAGGCCTTCAAGACCGGGGGCAGGCAGGGACTGCCGCCATTCCCGGACCAGATCATTGTCCCGCCATCCATGAGTGAGGTTTCGCCGTCATGA
- a CDS encoding helix-turn-helix domain-containing protein: MIASIEFATGLLGLFLAFPLLAMMRNRPANGWLGLFILSVSLLSLAFPIYARLPQLFGLFDWPLAAVGAFFYCYVRSLTGLGNARQQQWHFLPLALLVGALAYGRAFHSGPDLLGLLFGGSLPLFGMLLLGFQLLAGCYAVAALYRLGQYRTRLRERYSSVERRDLQWLSWLSVCFIALLILWIPSNLIGGVWTLLLILGRLLVLYFVGWFGLRQGAVFMTPIAAGKADGIDQAARPAVIEVKTPADEFSCADIDPVVEQKYARSGMTEAAGQLIGERMRRWEEHERGYLDSDIKLVDLAECIGTSPQLLSQYLNDILATSFFDYINGLRVAEVQRLMRDRANDGRTLLDLAFAAGFNSKSTFNNSFKKINGLAPSSWRRLQRGTSVPIGQGVAASVSEHT; this comes from the coding sequence ATGATCGCCAGCATCGAATTCGCCACGGGATTGCTGGGGCTGTTCCTGGCTTTTCCACTGCTGGCAATGATGCGCAACCGCCCCGCGAACGGCTGGCTGGGCCTGTTCATCCTGTCGGTCTCGCTGCTGTCCCTGGCCTTTCCCATCTACGCCCGGCTGCCGCAACTGTTCGGCTTGTTCGACTGGCCGCTTGCCGCGGTGGGTGCGTTCTTCTACTGCTACGTGCGCAGCCTGACCGGCCTCGGTAACGCTCGCCAGCAGCAGTGGCACTTCCTGCCTCTCGCGTTGCTCGTTGGCGCCCTGGCATACGGCCGTGCCTTCCACTCTGGCCCTGACTTGCTCGGCCTGCTGTTTGGTGGTTCGCTGCCGTTGTTCGGCATGCTGCTGCTGGGTTTCCAGCTGCTGGCTGGATGCTACGCCGTGGCAGCGCTGTACCGGCTCGGCCAGTACCGGACGAGATTGCGCGAGCGTTATTCGTCGGTCGAGCGGCGCGATCTGCAGTGGCTCTCTTGGCTCAGTGTGTGCTTTATTGCGCTGCTGATCTTGTGGATACCATCCAATTTGATCGGGGGAGTCTGGACACTACTGCTGATTCTCGGGCGATTGCTCGTCCTGTATTTTGTCGGCTGGTTCGGCTTGCGCCAGGGGGCCGTATTCATGACGCCCATCGCCGCGGGCAAGGCGGACGGAATCGATCAAGCCGCCCGGCCGGCGGTCATCGAGGTGAAAACGCCGGCTGACGAATTCTCTTGCGCCGATATCGATCCGGTGGTGGAACAGAAATATGCACGCTCCGGCATGACGGAAGCGGCCGGGCAGTTGATCGGCGAGCGTATGCGGCGCTGGGAGGAGCATGAGCGCGGTTATCTCGATTCTGATATCAAACTGGTCGATCTCGCTGAATGCATCGGGACATCGCCCCAATTGCTGTCGCAGTATCTCAACGATATTCTCGCGACGAGTTTTTTTGATTACATCAATGGCCTGCGCGTCGCCGAGGTCCAGCGACTGATGCGCGATCGTGCCAACGACGGGCGTACACTGCTGGACCTCGCGTTCGCGGCTGGCTTCAACAGCAAGTCCACGTTTAACAATTCTTTCAAAAAAATCAACGGCTTGGCGCCTTCCAGCTGGCGCCGGCTGCAGCGCGGGACGTCCGTGCCGATCGGCCAGGGCGTCGCCGCGAGCGTGTCGGAGCACACTTAA
- a CDS encoding flagellar biosynthesis protein FlhA: protein MNLLNRIVAELRRHKFATPLFVMSILGMIILPLPPILLDVLFTFNIVLALIVILVSVQAKRPLDFSVFPTVILATTMLRLTLNVASTRVVLLHGHEGTHAAGRVVEAFGNVVIGGNFVVGLVVFVILMIINFAVVTKGAERISEVSARFTLDALPGKQMAIDADLNAGLINQEKAQQRRREVGMEADFYGAMDGASKFVRGDAIASILILIINLVGGVAIGALMQDMSFGDAFRQYALLTIGDGLVAQIPALLLSAAAAIIVTRISDSGDFESEVGKQLLASPNILFSAAGLMVVLGIVPGMPWLPFLSFGGALAYAGYRMMQGAVAPPDTKQIEAIQAALSEEKTPELEWQSLPVVHPLQVLLGYKLVGLIDKAQGEVLTKRIRGVRQSLSEGMGMVLPPIGVRDDLGLKPSQYSVVLGGAAVAHAEVFPDRLMAIPSPNMYGQVDGIPGVEPAYGMPVVWIDPADKAQALGMGYQVVEAPSAIATHVSKLIREYLPELFRHDDVAALMERLTALAPKLGSALDKAMTHTQLLRVFRVLLAENVSLKDIVPIATTLLDSSETTKDPILLAAEVRCALRRQIVNSLFGQKKEMLAFNLGGELENMLLGSLNQARASGKIVLDNYPIDPHLLAQLQVNMPVAREQMKQAATPPILLVLPQIRPLLARYARLFAPGLHVLSYNEVPENREVSIIGTVG from the coding sequence ATGAATTTGTTGAACCGCATCGTCGCCGAATTACGCCGCCATAAGTTCGCCACGCCGCTGTTCGTCATGTCCATCCTGGGCATGATCATCCTGCCGTTGCCGCCGATCCTCCTGGACGTGCTGTTCACGTTTAATATCGTGCTGGCCCTGATCGTCATCCTCGTGTCGGTGCAGGCCAAGCGGCCGCTGGACTTCTCCGTGTTCCCCACGGTGATCCTGGCCACGACGATGCTGCGCCTGACCCTGAACGTGGCGTCCACCCGCGTGGTGCTGCTGCACGGCCACGAGGGCACGCACGCGGCCGGGCGGGTGGTGGAGGCGTTCGGCAACGTCGTCATCGGCGGTAACTTCGTCGTCGGTCTCGTCGTGTTCGTGATCCTGATGATCATCAACTTCGCCGTGGTGACGAAGGGCGCGGAGCGGATCTCGGAGGTATCGGCCAGGTTCACGCTGGACGCGCTGCCGGGCAAGCAGATGGCCATCGACGCCGACCTGAACGCAGGCCTGATCAACCAGGAAAAGGCGCAGCAGCGCCGCCGCGAAGTGGGGATGGAAGCGGACTTCTACGGCGCCATGGACGGTGCCTCCAAGTTCGTGCGGGGCGACGCCATCGCGTCGATCCTGATCCTCATCATCAACCTGGTGGGCGGTGTCGCCATCGGCGCGCTGATGCAGGACATGAGCTTCGGCGACGCGTTCCGCCAGTACGCGCTGCTGACGATCGGCGACGGCCTCGTCGCCCAGATCCCCGCGCTGCTGCTGTCGGCAGCCGCCGCCATCATCGTCACGCGTATTTCGGACTCGGGCGACTTCGAGTCCGAAGTGGGCAAGCAGCTGCTGGCCAGCCCGAACATCCTGTTCTCCGCCGCCGGCCTGATGGTCGTGCTGGGCATCGTGCCGGGCATGCCGTGGCTGCCGTTCCTGTCGTTCGGGGGCGCGCTGGCCTACGCCGGCTATCGCATGATGCAAGGCGCCGTGGCGCCGCCGGACACCAAGCAGATCGAGGCGATCCAGGCCGCGCTGTCGGAAGAGAAGACGCCGGAGCTGGAGTGGCAGAGCCTGCCCGTCGTGCACCCGCTGCAGGTGCTCCTGGGTTACAAGCTCGTCGGCCTGATCGACAAGGCGCAGGGCGAGGTGCTGACGAAGCGCATCCGCGGCGTGCGCCAGAGCCTGTCCGAAGGCATGGGCATGGTGCTGCCGCCGATCGGCGTGCGCGACGACCTGGGCCTCAAACCCTCGCAATACTCCGTGGTGCTGGGCGGCGCCGCCGTCGCCCACGCCGAGGTGTTCCCGGACCGGCTGATGGCGATCCCGTCGCCGAACATGTACGGGCAAGTGGACGGCATTCCCGGCGTCGAGCCGGCGTACGGCATGCCGGTGGTGTGGATCGACCCGGCCGACAAGGCACAGGCCCTGGGCATGGGCTACCAGGTCGTCGAAGCGCCCAGCGCGATCGCCACCCACGTGTCGAAGCTGATCCGCGAATACCTGCCCGAGCTGTTCCGCCACGACGACGTGGCCGCGCTGATGGAGCGCCTGACGGCGCTGGCGCCGAAGCTGGGCTCCGCGCTGGACAAGGCGATGACGCACACGCAGCTCTTGCGCGTGTTCCGCGTGCTGCTGGCGGAGAACGTGTCGCTGAAAGACATCGTACCGATCGCGACGACCTTGCTGGACAGCTCGGAGACGACCAAGGACCCGATCCTGCTGGCGGCCGAGGTGCGCTGCGCGCTGCGGCGGCAGATCGTCAACAGCCTGTTCGGCCAGAAGAAGGAAATGCTGGCCTTCAACCTGGGCGGCGAGCTGGAAAACATGCTGCTGGGCTCCCTGAACCAGGCGCGGGCCAGCGGCAAGATCGTGCTGGACAACTACCCGATCGACCCGCACCTGCTGGCCCAGCTGCAGGTCAACATGCCGGTGGCCCGCGAACAGATGAAGCAGGCGGCGACGCCGCCGATCCTGCTCGTGCTGCCGCAGATCCGGCCGCTCTTGGCGCGCTACGCAAGGTTGTTTGCGCCGGGGCTGCATGTGCTGTCGTATAACGAGGTGCCCGAGAACCGGGAGGTGTCGATTATCGGGACGGTGGGGTAG
- a CDS encoding formylglycine-generating enzyme family protein has protein sequence MKNIFLAFSLAALAASSGPALAGDNVITPPMVTIKGGQFLMGSLDNPKDDNYPTSEPVHAVKIKSFRLSKYETTVKQFRQFVEATGYRAAGDCWKLAANDWGMEAGPVAWDSPVNAPTDYHPVMCVSWNDAHAYVQWLSRQTGKQYRLPSEAEWEYAARAGSNARYPFGNDPAALCKYANVFDRSGKAAITRLTGKSRDEVNCDDGAGLTSVVGMYAPNAFGLHDMLGNVGEFVEDCQHLTYEGAPADGSAWTSACAAFHGGAMAIHRGGGYNNGAVGASPTYRGHAGLDNRSSLGEGFRIAETIEGEPKQKSRDAKAAQQSAFEAGLASAQHAERISRGGAKASPK, from the coding sequence ATGAAAAACATCTTCCTCGCTTTTTCGCTGGCGGCGCTGGCTGCGAGCAGCGGGCCGGCGCTGGCTGGCGATAACGTGATTACCCCACCGATGGTGACAATCAAAGGCGGCCAATTCTTGATGGGCAGCCTTGATAATCCCAAGGACGACAATTATCCGACCTCCGAGCCGGTGCACGCAGTTAAAATAAAATCGTTCCGCCTGTCCAAATACGAAACGACGGTCAAGCAGTTTCGCCAATTCGTCGAGGCGACAGGCTACCGGGCTGCCGGCGATTGCTGGAAACTTGCGGCCAATGATTGGGGTATGGAAGCGGGGCCGGTGGCTTGGGATTCGCCTGTCAATGCGCCCACCGATTATCATCCGGTCATGTGCGTGAGCTGGAACGATGCCCATGCTTACGTGCAATGGCTGTCCCGGCAAACGGGCAAACAATATCGCTTGCCGAGCGAAGCGGAATGGGAATACGCCGCCCGCGCGGGCAGCAACGCGCGCTATCCGTTTGGCAACGATCCCGCGGCGCTTTGCAAGTATGCCAATGTGTTCGACCGCAGCGGCAAGGCTGCCATCACGCGCCTGACGGGTAAATCCAGGGACGAAGTGAACTGCGATGACGGGGCGGGATTGACGTCGGTGGTGGGCATGTATGCGCCCAATGCTTTCGGGCTGCACGACATGCTTGGCAATGTGGGCGAATTTGTCGAGGACTGCCAGCATTTGACCTACGAAGGCGCTCCCGCCGACGGCAGCGCGTGGACGAGTGCGTGCGCGGCGTTTCACGGCGGTGCGATGGCGATCCACCGCGGCGGCGGCTACAACAATGGCGCGGTCGGTGCCAGCCCGACCTATCGCGGACACGCCGGCCTGGACAACCGCAGCAGCCTTGGCGAAGGGTTCCGTATCGCTGAAACGATCGAGGGCGAGCCGAAGCAAAAGAGCCGTGACGCAAAGGCGGCGCAGCAAAGTGCATTCGAGGCAGGCCTCGCCAGCGCGCAACACGCGGAACGCATCAGCCGGGGCGGGGCCAAGGCCAGCCCGAAATAG
- a CDS encoding electron transfer flavoprotein-ubiquinone oxidoreductase, which produces MEYDVVIVGGGPAGLSAAIRIKQLAQEKGQEISVVVLEKGGELGAHILSGAVMDPRALTELIPNWKELGAPLNTEVTEDRVLFLTETKAYKTPNFMIPKCLENHGNYVISLGNVVRWLGQQAEALGVEIFPGFPAAEILYNEDGSVKGVATGNMGVKRDGEPGPDFQLGMELHGKYTLFAEGSRGHLGKQLMAKYDLNKGKDPQAYGIGIKELWEIDPAKHQPGLVIHTSGWPLAHDTYGGSFLYHMENNQVVVGYVVGLNYQNPYLSPYEEFQRYKTHPEIRQFFEGGKRISYGARAITAGGLQSLPKLVFPGGALIGCDAGFLNMSRIKGSHAAIKSGMLAAEALVAALGESRQFDELTAYPVAFEQSWLHEELHVARNVKQYLNKGLIYGSIMTGIDQIVFRGKAPWTLHHSEPDHACLKPAANYQPIVYPKPDGKLTFDKLSSVFISNTNHAEDQPVHLTLKNPSVPVDVNLAKYAGPEQRYCPAGVYEFVKNDDGAERLQINAQNCVHCKTCDIKDPTQNIVWVTPEGGGGPNYPNM; this is translated from the coding sequence ATGGAGTATGACGTCGTGATCGTCGGCGGCGGCCCGGCCGGCCTGTCGGCAGCCATTCGCATCAAGCAACTGGCCCAGGAGAAGGGCCAGGAGATTTCTGTTGTCGTACTGGAGAAAGGCGGCGAGCTGGGCGCCCATATCCTGTCCGGCGCCGTCATGGATCCGCGCGCGCTGACCGAGCTGATTCCCAACTGGAAAGAGCTGGGCGCGCCGTTGAATACCGAGGTCACGGAAGACCGCGTGCTGTTCCTGACCGAGACCAAAGCCTACAAGACGCCGAACTTCATGATCCCGAAGTGCCTGGAAAACCATGGCAACTACGTGATCTCGCTCGGCAATGTCGTGCGCTGGCTGGGCCAGCAGGCCGAAGCGCTGGGTGTCGAGATCTTCCCCGGCTTCCCCGCCGCCGAGATCCTGTACAACGAGGACGGCTCCGTCAAGGGCGTCGCCACCGGCAATATGGGCGTCAAGCGCGACGGCGAGCCGGGCCCCGACTTCCAGCTGGGCATGGAACTGCATGGCAAGTACACGCTGTTCGCCGAGGGCTCGCGCGGCCACCTGGGCAAGCAGCTGATGGCCAAGTACGACCTGAACAAGGGCAAGGACCCGCAGGCGTACGGCATCGGCATCAAGGAACTGTGGGAAATCGATCCCGCCAAGCACCAGCCCGGTCTCGTCATCCACACGTCCGGCTGGCCGCTGGCGCATGACACCTACGGCGGCTCGTTCCTGTACCACATGGAAAACAACCAGGTCGTCGTCGGCTACGTCGTCGGCCTGAACTACCAGAACCCGTACCTGTCGCCGTACGAGGAATTCCAGCGCTACAAGACGCACCCGGAAATCCGCCAGTTCTTCGAAGGCGGCAAGCGCATCTCGTATGGCGCCCGCGCCATCACGGCCGGCGGCCTGCAGTCGCTGCCGAAGCTGGTATTCCCGGGCGGCGCACTGATCGGCTGCGACGCCGGCTTCCTCAACATGAGCCGCATCAAGGGCAGCCATGCCGCCATCAAGTCGGGCATGCTGGCCGCCGAGGCCCTCGTGGCCGCGCTGGGCGAGAGCCGCCAGTTCGACGAGCTGACGGCCTACCCGGTCGCGTTCGAGCAGTCCTGGCTGCACGAGGAACTGCACGTGGCGCGCAACGTCAAGCAGTACCTGAACAAAGGCCTGATCTACGGCTCCATCATGACGGGCATCGACCAGATCGTGTTCCGCGGCAAGGCGCCCTGGACCCTGCACCACAGCGAGCCGGATCATGCCTGCCTGAAGCCGGCGGCGAACTACCAGCCGATCGTCTACCCGAAGCCGGACGGCAAGCTGACGTTCGACAAGCTGTCGTCCGTGTTCATCTCCAACACGAACCACGCGGAAGACCAGCCGGTCCACCTGACGCTGAAGAACCCGTCGGTCCCGGTGGATGTCAACCTGGCGAAGTACGCAGGCCCGGAGCAGCGCTACTGCCCGGCTGGCGTGTACGAGTTCGTCAAGAACGACGACGGCGCCGAGCGCCTGCAGATCAACGCCCAGAACTGCGTCCACTGCAAGACGTGCGATATCAAGGACCCGACCCAGAACATCGTCTGGGTGACGCCGGAAGGCGGCGGCGGTCCGAACTATCCGAATATGTGA